The Janthinobacterium lividum genome has a window encoding:
- a CDS encoding prepilin-type N-terminal cleavage/methylation domain-containing protein: MRAQSGFTLIELMIVVAIAGILAAVAIPQYGDYTMRAKVSNVLAAAAPLKTAVALCVQENGGLATACSTPHPGRAQRHPRV; the protein is encoded by the coding sequence ATGCGCGCGCAAAGCGGATTTACCCTGATAGAACTGATGATCGTGGTGGCCATCGCCGGCATCCTGGCGGCCGTGGCCATTCCCCAGTATGGAGACTATACGATGCGGGCCAAGGTCAGCAACGTGCTGGCCGCCGCTGCCCCGTTGAAAACGGCCGTGGCCCTGTGCGTGCAGGAAAACGGTGGGCTGGCTACCGCCTGCAGCACCCCCCACCCAGGCCGTGCCCAGCGCCATCCCCGTGTTTAG